The following are encoded in a window of Candidatus Zixiibacteriota bacterium genomic DNA:
- the trkA gene encoding Trk system potassium transporter TrkA yields the protein MYMNIVVVGMGEVGKHIALYLSKEKHNVTIIDSSSAALAEAEELMDVLALTGPGGSLATLRKAEAGKADLLIAVTDDEEVNLLCTYTAKQLGAKKVIARVSTQDYIEGETGFYHDVLGIDMVISPHLLAANEFLKQIRSIGAVMVENYAQNRIELIQLPLDEQLKAVGKKLKDLAMPRNSLVAAILRDDKLIVPSGEDELLLNDELFVIGQVDTIPQVENLFGKKKRGSARKVVIVGGGNIGFSIARSMQKENIDITLIERDKSICRKLSEELDNVLVVNGDGTDMHLLAELGISTCDALVSVVSHGEEINLLSGLIAKKLGARKAIVLVHKPAYQELYEQVGIDATVSPRLVAANQILKYVRRGEIIGVSILEGGKAEIIELVASDKSKAVGKPLKEVKFPKGAIVGALASEAGVIIPSGEDVIEPGNTVILFTTPNVRPKIEKLFSV from the coding sequence ATATATATGAATATAGTCGTTGTGGGTATGGGCGAAGTCGGCAAGCATATCGCCCTCTACTTATCAAAAGAAAAACATAACGTCACGATCATAGACTCATCCTCGGCCGCCCTGGCTGAAGCCGAGGAACTGATGGATGTGCTGGCATTGACCGGTCCGGGCGGATCGCTTGCAACCCTTCGTAAAGCCGAAGCAGGCAAAGCCGATCTTTTGATCGCGGTCACCGACGATGAAGAGGTAAACCTGCTGTGCACTTATACAGCCAAACAACTGGGCGCAAAGAAAGTGATTGCGCGGGTATCGACTCAGGATTATATCGAGGGCGAGACCGGGTTTTACCACGATGTGCTCGGAATCGATATGGTGATCTCGCCTCATCTTCTGGCCGCCAATGAATTTTTAAAACAGATCCGGTCGATCGGGGCGGTGATGGTTGAAAACTATGCCCAGAATCGGATCGAACTGATCCAGCTTCCACTCGATGAACAACTCAAGGCGGTCGGTAAAAAGCTGAAGGATCTGGCGATGCCCCGCAATTCCCTGGTGGCGGCGATCCTGCGTGACGACAAGCTGATCGTACCTTCAGGCGAGGACGAACTGCTTCTCAATGACGAGCTATTTGTAATCGGGCAGGTCGATACTATCCCGCAGGTCGAGAACCTGTTCGGCAAAAAGAAACGGGGCTCGGCACGCAAAGTGGTGATCGTGGGGGGTGGCAATATCGGCTTTTCGATCGCACGTTCGATGCAAAAAGAGAATATCGATATCACCCTGATTGAAAGGGACAAGTCGATCTGCCGTAAGTTATCCGAGGAGCTCGATAATGTCCTGGTGGTCAACGGCGACGGTACCGATATGCATCTTCTGGCAGAACTCGGAATCTCCACTTGCGATGCGCTCGTCTCGGTGGTCTCTCACGGGGAAGAGATCAACCTTCTGTCCGGTTTGATCGCCAAGAAACTGGGCGCTCGTAAGGCGATAGTGCTGGTGCATAAACCGGCCTACCAGGAACTCTATGAACAGGTCGGTATCGATGCCACTGTGTCACCTCGTCTGGTGGCGGCCAACCAGATTCTGAAGTATGTCCGTCGGGGGGAGATCATCGGAGTTTCGATCCTGGAAGGTGGCAAAGCCGAGATAATCGAACTGGTGGCATCAGATAAATCCAAGGCGGTCGGCAAACCGTTAAAAGAAGTCAAGTTTCCCAAGGGGGCGA